The proteins below come from a single Candidatus Bathyarchaeota archaeon genomic window:
- a CDS encoding D-glucuronyl C5-epimerase family protein: MGTVPDAYFQFVMHYAPFVYVVPTALVSAVAGQKNVMVADSSKFEAGYPVQISDSGGSEWNTVASVLGNVVTMQSNLQRTYYAANAGKVESPEPAYGRGVMSASFAIDFLAQAYTAAQFAGQQSAILAKIVELADWILTQQCSNSAKKAYGGFASAEGSPQYWSIDASRCILALLEAYQLTGHSDYLDAAKLCGGSFLKTVQNQQTYGGFARAVTIDDNWLLELDVENLYCLVGLKNLADIDAQNASQYRAIADKAIAFLREGMENLWLYFEPADGEWHRVGLNENEIYDDSLGFALLGLYVYEGWSNTCKNVYSNLQGIRAPAEYPAYNPAICWPGYIDVKNRYPACSYYDVITSGILWRIRTAHDKPSLYFSALIAEKYQTEFMNWGTLFTDYSSITPAKAMANVSWLAQLFLNYAYPASPFTRILASKGENLSIYPLQAIGNNASYGDVLTVKAVVANGPAGELIFEVSYTMQDYITVYSLAPFRMHDKVRRAGFDYEVQTAQPFAVNGDPEYFKSVCRRLLNT; encoded by the coding sequence ATGGGCACTGTGCCTGATGCCTATTTTCAGTTTGTGATGCACTATGCGCCGTTTGTTTACGTTGTGCCTACTGCTTTGGTTAGTGCTGTGGCTGGGCAAAAGAACGTCATGGTGGCGGATAGTTCGAAGTTTGAGGCTGGTTACCCCGTGCAGATTAGCGACTCAGGTGGTAGCGAATGGAACACTGTGGCCTCAGTTTTGGGTAACGTCGTAACTATGCAAAGCAACCTGCAGAGAACCTACTATGCTGCCAACGCTGGAAAAGTGGAGAGTCCTGAACCCGCTTACGGGCGAGGCGTCATGTCCGCTTCTTTCGCTATCGACTTCTTAGCCCAAGCCTACACTGCCGCTCAATTCGCGGGTCAGCAAAGTGCAATCCTCGCCAAAATCGTAGAGTTAGCAGACTGGATTTTAACTCAGCAATGCAGCAATTCAGCTAAGAAAGCCTATGGCGGATTTGCAAGCGCTGAAGGCAGCCCACAATATTGGAGTATTGACGCGAGCAGATGCATCCTCGCTCTCCTCGAAGCATATCAACTTACAGGCCATAGCGACTATTTGGACGCCGCGAAGCTATGCGGAGGATCTTTTCTCAAAACAGTCCAAAACCAACAGACTTACGGCGGCTTTGCCAGGGCAGTAACGATAGATGATAACTGGCTTTTGGAGCTAGACGTCGAAAATCTCTATTGCTTAGTAGGGCTCAAAAATCTCGCCGACATCGACGCCCAAAACGCCTCGCAGTACCGGGCAATTGCAGACAAAGCCATCGCCTTCCTTCGGGAGGGCATGGAGAATCTTTGGCTTTACTTTGAGCCAGCAGACGGCGAATGGCACCGCGTCGGTTTAAACGAGAACGAAATCTACGATGACTCGCTAGGCTTTGCCCTGCTTGGACTCTATGTTTACGAGGGTTGGAGCAACACTTGCAAAAACGTTTACAGCAACCTTCAAGGCATCAGAGCCCCCGCTGAATACCCCGCCTATAATCCAGCTATCTGTTGGCCGGGCTATATTGACGTCAAAAACCGTTATCCCGCCTGTTCCTACTATGACGTCATCACAAGCGGCATTCTTTGGCGAATTCGAACAGCCCATGATAAACCCAGCTTATACTTTAGCGCCTTAATCGCCGAAAAGTATCAGACCGAGTTTATGAATTGGGGAACGCTTTTCACGGATTACTCATCCATTACGCCTGCCAAAGCGATGGCGAATGTCAGTTGGCTTGCTCAGCTCTTCTTAAACTACGCCTACCCCGCTTCACCTTTTACCCGAATCTTGGCGAGCAAAGGTGAGAACCTATCAATTTATCCTTTGCAGGCTATCGGCAATAACGCCAGTTACGGCGATGTTTTAACGGTCAAAGCTGTCGTTGCTAATGGCCCTGCGGGGGAACTTATTTTTGAGGTCAGCTACACAATGCAGGATTACATCACCGTTTATAGCCTCGCACCTTTCCGCATGCATGACAAGGTTCGGCGGGCTGGCTTTGATTATGAAGTACAGACAGCCCAGCCTTTCGCCGTTAATGGCGACCCTGAATATTTCAAGAGCGTCTGCAGGAGGCTTCTTAACACATGA
- a CDS encoding phage major capsid protein gives MKPKLYESLMQKDAGFKEVMEKLKLKTDHPFLKRYSALGVKEGFFSDMSGALGRMHDTMVDAAWPEMIGRSIINVMPTNEAMERFPIDAGAVAYEYAEGTVTRLSGKKASTVDINANILADSSDEWTREYLEDASWNVMDRATQNIGNALGVKETEKILALYTAVLAADLATGADLAGGGTVMSWTKLLSLWHAVKSEKRRATVIALNDMQVAQLLNDSTFTNAQSLPSAQTDLEAGVVSGALGMKIVSSPLVTNGVAFAIDTRVASAMLLRRDVTVEDWEDVKNGKYGVRATTRFGLGVLDSKGIARMTNIKTTIT, from the coding sequence ATGAAGCCGAAACTTTACGAGTCATTGATGCAGAAAGACGCCGGATTCAAAGAAGTCATGGAGAAGCTCAAGCTGAAAACCGACCATCCATTCCTGAAGCGATATTCCGCTTTGGGCGTGAAGGAAGGCTTTTTCAGCGATATGTCAGGCGCTCTTGGCAGAATGCACGATACGATGGTTGATGCTGCATGGCCCGAAATGATTGGCCGTAGCATAATCAACGTAATGCCAACCAACGAAGCCATGGAACGCTTCCCAATCGATGCAGGCGCAGTTGCTTACGAATACGCTGAAGGCACAGTTACCCGGCTCTCAGGCAAAAAAGCCTCAACTGTTGACATCAACGCAAACATTCTGGCAGATTCTTCAGACGAGTGGACCAGGGAATACCTTGAAGACGCATCTTGGAACGTCATGGACCGTGCAACACAGAACATCGGTAACGCTTTAGGAGTCAAAGAAACCGAGAAGATTCTGGCACTATACACTGCTGTTTTAGCTGCTGATTTAGCTACTGGCGCAGATTTGGCGGGTGGCGGTACTGTGATGAGTTGGACAAAACTGCTTAGCTTGTGGCATGCTGTTAAGTCTGAGAAGCGCAGAGCAACTGTTATCGCCCTAAATGATATGCAGGTTGCGCAACTCCTCAACGATAGCACTTTCACAAACGCACAGTCTTTACCTTCCGCACAAACTGACCTCGAAGCTGGCGTTGTTAGTGGCGCTTTAGGCATGAAGATTGTTTCAAGCCCACTTGTCACCAACGGTGTTGCATTCGCCATCGATACCCGTGTTGCCTCCGCGATGCTTCTGCGCCGAGACGTAACTGTCGAGGACTGGGAAGATGTCAAGAACGGCAAATACGGTGTCAGAGCCACAACTCGCTTCGGACTAGGCGTCCTGGATTCCAAAGGCATTGCAAGAATGACAAACATCAAGACGACAATCACTTAA
- a CDS encoding DUF2190 family protein: MTDLTGKSWMAVGETDDPNAVIESFEAAAGITKGSPVYLSADDKVSTSPGGDNAIGIATKTVLTGQQCPVLTRGRVKVTAGGAITRGTAVCSAAAGKVIQLVDQAVDEGGAAKYTIFFNRKLGYALETAAQDTDLLFIEVR, from the coding sequence ATGACTGATCTAACTGGAAAATCTTGGATGGCTGTAGGCGAAACTGACGACCCAAATGCCGTTATCGAATCTTTTGAAGCGGCTGCAGGCATCACCAAAGGCTCACCGGTTTACTTGAGTGCAGACGATAAGGTTTCCACCAGCCCAGGCGGAGACAACGCGATAGGAATTGCGACAAAAACCGTTCTAACTGGTCAACAGTGCCCAGTGCTAACCCGTGGCAGAGTCAAAGTGACAGCTGGCGGCGCTATAACAAGAGGAACAGCGGTTTGCAGTGCTGCCGCTGGCAAAGTGATTCAACTTGTCGACCAAGCTGTTGACGAAGGCGGAGCGGCGAAATACACAATTTTCTTCAACCGCAAACTTGGCTATGCACTAGAGACTGCTGCGCAAGATACTGACCTACTGTTTATTGAGGTGCGATAA
- a CDS encoding winged helix-turn-helix domain-containing protein yields MVTATQNEESMIDLLNDLRQEVKSLRNDMNLIEESVLKQRLKAIEETLSQNHLVVYAQQRSENINEDLSRSLKPDCDNKTKCLEYFQAKIDDSTRAIKESGAKKAISDIEDKIAENELMLEKTRGQKCEACFGNFHKKLKREKRAYQEIVLVEDINKPESAEALDIQFLVNDLFEPLANCSRLKILLSVCEGKKSFSELSKIVNLKAGHLAFHLKKLADARLIAQEASKGDYVATQRGLGFIKKMSSFSNLDTV; encoded by the coding sequence ATGGTAACTGCAACCCAAAACGAGGAGTCTATGATCGACTTATTGAATGACCTCAGGCAAGAGGTAAAGAGCTTAAGAAATGACATGAATCTAATCGAGGAATCAGTCTTAAAGCAACGCTTAAAGGCAATCGAAGAAACCCTATCCCAAAATCACCTAGTGGTCTACGCTCAGCAAAGATCTGAAAACATTAACGAAGATCTTTCACGCAGCCTTAAACCAGATTGCGATAATAAAACCAAATGCTTAGAATATTTTCAAGCAAAAATTGACGACAGCACCCGAGCAATTAAAGAATCAGGAGCAAAAAAAGCAATATCCGATATTGAGGACAAAATTGCCGAGAACGAGTTAATGCTTGAAAAAACCAGAGGTCAAAAATGCGAAGCTTGTTTTGGGAACTTCCACAAGAAACTAAAACGTGAAAAGAGGGCCTATCAAGAAATCGTTCTAGTAGAAGACATAAACAAACCCGAGAGTGCTGAGGCGTTAGATATTCAGTTTCTCGTGAACGATTTGTTTGAACCACTCGCAAATTGTTCGCGCCTTAAAATTCTCTTGTCAGTTTGTGAAGGGAAAAAGAGCTTTTCTGAATTGTCTAAAATTGTAAATCTTAAGGCAGGTCACCTGGCTTTTCATCTTAAGAAACTTGCGGATGCAAGGCTGATAGCACAGGAAGCATCCAAAGGAGATTATGTTGCTACTCAAAGGGGACTTGGTTTCATTAAGAAAATGAGTTCTTTTTCAAACCTTGACACAGTATAA